The following are from one region of the Amyelois transitella isolate CPQ chromosome 21, ilAmyTran1.1, whole genome shotgun sequence genome:
- the LOC132903078 gene encoding uncharacterized protein LOC132903078, translated as MDVNTFLIFYWYYRRRQRNRRFWVHPILTQRSNLGIFRNLMSDLRRDESKFFNYFRMSMTTFDDLLKRVNEDLKKHDTNMRKSITPEEKLAICLRYLASGCSYMDLHYAYRVGVSTINSIIVEVTNVIWNNLHQEFMKLPDTKYEWEQIADAFYNKANFPHCIGAVDGKHIRMKKPSHSGSMYMNYKNFFSIVLLAVVDSNYRFTYISVGSYGKECDSSIFKESTFWKRLNDGSLDLPEARPLFTGLESRVPFVIVGDEAFGLHYNLLRPYGGTHLDKNKRIFDYRLTRARRYVECAFGILANKWRIFHRPLDVSTSTAISIVKTCAVLHNYIMHNESSYANIDSNDSTISLENVRNEPNTRGGRCANTIRTEFTNYFVSEVGAVPWQDEAIQG; from the exons ATGGACGTAAATACTTTCCTAATTTTCTATTGGTATTATCGGCGTCGGCAGCGAAATAGAAGATTCTGGGTTCATCCTATTCTGACACAACGCTCGAATTTGGGTATTTTTCGGAATCTTATGAGCGATTTGAGAAGAGATGagtcaaaatttttcaattattttagaatGAGTATGACCACATTTGACGATCTTTTAAAAAGGGTGaatgaagatttaaaaaaacatgatacaAATATGAGAAAAAGCATCACACCTGAAGAAAAGTTAGCAATATGTTTAAG GTACTTGGCATCTGGGTGTTCGTACATGGATTTGCATTACGCATATCGAGTGGGAGTCTCAACAATCAACTCAATAATAGTAGAAGTAACAAACGTCATATGGAATAATTTGCATCAGGAGTTTATGAAATTGCCCGACACAAAATATGAGTGGGAACAAATTGCTGacgcattttataataaagctaACTTTCCTCACTGCATTGGTGCAGTTGATGGGAAGCACATAAGAATGAAGAAACCAAGTCACAGCGGTTCTATGTACATGAAttacaagaattttttttccattgtaTTGCTAGCGGTAGTGGATTCGAATTATAGATTCACCTATATCAGCGTAGGCTCTTATGGCAAAGAATGCGACTCCTCTATATTCAAAGAATCTACTTTCTGGAAAAGATTAAATGATGGCAGTTTAGATTTACCAGAAGCTCGTCCTCTCTTTACAGGTTTGGAATCACGTGTTCCATTTGTGATAGTGGGTGATGAAGCATTTGGTTTGCATTATAATCTGTTGAGACCCTATGGAGGAACtcatttagataaaaataaaaggatatTTGACTATCGATTAACAAGAGCCAGACGTTATGTGGAGTGCGCGTTTGGAATATTGGCAAATAAATGGCGAATATTTCATCGTCCATTGGACGTAAGCACCAGTACAGCTATCTCGATAGTTAAAACTTGCGCCGTGCTTCATAACTATATCATGCATAATGAAAGTTCATATGCGAACATTGACAGCAACGATTCAACGATATCTTTGGAAAACGTACGTAATGAGCCAAATACACGAGGTGGACGCTGTGCTAACACAATACGAACAGAGTtcacaaattattttgtttctgaaGTGGGAGCTGTACCTTGGCAAGACGAAGCAATACAAGgataa
- the LOC132903087 gene encoding uncharacterized protein LOC132903087 — protein sequence MSQTNIDPELLITLIEIRPILWDKTLENYKDNNLRTAAWREVCIVLREDFQELEEKERQSYAKMVVKKWNQIRDSWKRSLNAKKKINKSGSAAVNTKKYCYHDQLLFLKKNMDPAETQDSGGNKAADIEEGDTENPIQNEESENEPIIGSPGQENPAGGAKRLKRSVLPRQRLSVMDQKMASFIDHQMKSQPNTQNEDRNLSFFKSLLPTLASLNDDQILQFQAGVISLLQNIKSRNFNQWSSQQPSTFNNSYQSAGYFTPHYSVQSSPSAQSVESQSSDFPDFTNI from the exons ATGTCGCAAACAAATATTGATCCCGAACTTcttattacactaattgaaATTAGGCCTATATTATGGGATAAAACGCtggaaaattataaagataacaACTTGCGAACTGCAGCATGGCGCGAAGTTTGCATTGTTTTGAGAGAAGACTTTCAAGAACTTGAGGAAAAAGAAAGACAAAGCTAtg ctAAAATGGTCGTTAAAAAATGGAATCAGATAAGAGACAGCTGGAAGAGGAGTTTAAAtgcgaaaaagaaaataaataaatctggaTCTGCTGCAGTTAATACCAAAAAATACTGTTATCACGACCagttgttgtttttaaaaaaaaatatggatccGGCTGAAACACAAGACAGTGGCGGTAACAAAGCTGCAGATATTGAAGAGGGTGATACGGAAAATCCTATCCAAAATGAAGAAAGTGAAAATGAACCTATTATCGGAAGTCCAGGACAAGAAAATCCTGCAGGTGGTGCTAAACGACTTAAGAGAAGTGTACTACCAAGGCAGAGACTTTCTGTAATGGATCAAAAAATGGCGAGTTTCATTGATCACCAGATGAAAAGTCAGCCGAATACGCAGAATGAAGATCGTAACTtgtcattttttaaaagtttacttCCTACACTAGCTTCACTCAACGATGatcaaatattacaatttcaagcaggtgttataagtttgttgcaaaatataaaaagccgCAATTTTAACCAATGGTCCTCTCAACAACCATCTACTTTTAACAACTCTTATCAATCAGCAGGTTATTTCACACCGCATTACAGCGTTCAGTCATCGCCATCTGCACAATCAGTTGAATCGCAGAGCTCTGATTTTCCGGATTTcactaatatttaa
- the LOC132903091 gene encoding putative nuclease HARBI1: MHSLRLLWAAHNENTWVRRQRRFSSRRHMETIEDMPELLFIQHFRLDKKTFRRLCDELKRYTGLKGSNEISLEVKVLCTLSFLATGSYQTIVGVGQYLTQRTTSRCVREVVNSLNHNWMVSRWIVFPQTPHERSLIKEKFHIRHNLPGIIGCINCTHIAIVRPEEDEY; encoded by the exons atgcattctTTACGTTTATTGTGGGCTGCACATAATGAGAATACCTGGGTGAGGCGTCAAAGGCGATTTTCATCAAGAAGACATATGGAAACGATTGAAGATATGCCGGAATTGTTGTTTATACAACATTTCAGGCttgataaaaaaacttttcgaCGATTATGCGACGAACTAAAAAGATATACTGGATTGAAAGGATCCAATGAAATTTCCCTGGAAGTGAAG GTGCTGTGTACTCTAAGCTTTTTAGCCACAGGGTCATACCAGACAATTGTAGGTGTGGGACAATATTTGACACAGCGGACTACAAGTCGCTGTGTCAGGGAGGTTGTGAATTCTTTAAATCACAATTGGATGGTCAGCAGGTGGATAGTGTTTCCACAAACACCACATGAGAGATCTTTAATCAAAGAGAA ATTCCATATAAGACATAATTTGCCTGGAATTATTGGGTGCATTAATTGTACCCATATAGCTATAGTAAGACCAGAGGAGgatgaatattaa
- the LOC132903083 gene encoding uncharacterized protein LOC132903083, with amino-acid sequence MKIDTERVIIEVHLRPVLWDKRNELYKNRDAREAAWRDILKELAPNYENLSEEERKVADKKIQQRWRTARDTYQKDKISEKNQPSGSGSKKKKKYSYYDILTFLDSTTETVGEESLCEEMSEQSNLETPNESTQPGTSRQESSQLTSKQKQVKSKKQAPSEFEAQLLECLKSNQLELESEDLAFFQSLQPSLKRFTRYQKLMFRTKVLNIVMEMESQTQPAYYSPIPTTSSSAFTELDSFSPINQDYQTNSIIQDTSSLNDNAISSAAVNDNETLISTESGLFNITSYDVIYTPATTSSTGERNVNAQDTNLQRNE; translated from the exons ATGAAAATCGATACAGAACGAGTAATCATTGAAGTTCATCTGCGGCCCGTTTTGTGGGATAAACGCAAtgaattatacaaaaacaggGACGCGAGGGAGGCTGCATGGAGAGATATTTTGAAGGAATTGGCACCTAACTACGAAAATTTGAGCGAAGAGGAAAGAAAAGTGGCGG ACAAGAAAATACAACAACGCTGGCGAACAGCAAGGGACACTTACCAGAAAGACAAGatatctgaaaaaaatcagCCATCCGGCTCTGGGagtaagaagaagaagaaatattcTTACTATGACATTTTGACTTTCTTAGACAGTACAACGGAAACTGTTGGAGAAGAGTCACTCTGCGAAGAAATGTCTGAACAAAGTAATTTAGAAACACCTAATGAGTCCACGCAACCAGGTACTTCACGTCAAGAAAGTTCTCAACTaacatcaaaacaaaaacaagtaaAATCTAAAAAGCAAGCACCATCTGAATTTGAGGCACAGTTATTAGAATGCTTAAAGTCTAATCAACTGGAGCTAGAAAGTGAGGATTTGGCTTTCTTTCAGTCTCTGCAGCCTTCATTAAAAAGATTCACTAGATATCAAAAACTAATGTTCAGAACAAAAGTGTTAAATATAGTTATGGAAATGGAAAGTCAAACACAACCTGCATACTACAGTCCCATACCTACAACAAGTTCTAGTGCTTTTACTGAGCTTGACAGTTTCTCACCGATAAATCAAGATTACCAAACCAATAGTATAATCCAGGATACTTCGAGTCTTAACGACAATGCTATTAGTTCTGCTGCAGTGAATGACAATGAAACTCTTATTTCGACTGAAAGCGGCTTGTTTAATATCACATCTTATGACGTAATTTATACCCCAGCAACAACATCATCTACAGGCGAAAGAAATGTCAACGCTCAGGatacaaatttacaaagaaatgaatga